In one window of Romboutsia hominis DNA:
- a CDS encoding TIGR04002 family protein, whose product MDRMNEVSKTKTKFLVTSSLFAALVCLTTAYILHIPVGANGGYVHIGDSFIYLAAAILPTPYAMICAAIGAGMADLVSGAAIWLIPTIIIKPILVLFISSNSEKIITKRNIIGSFIAGFVGWFLYMIAGGIISGTFVGAFVLSLVGFVQPIGSFIVFLLIGSTFDKLEIKKKF is encoded by the coding sequence ATGGATAGAATGAATGAAGTAAGTAAAACTAAAACAAAATTTTTAGTGACATCATCTTTATTTGCCGCACTAGTTTGTTTAACAACAGCATATATATTACATATTCCAGTAGGAGCTAATGGAGGGTATGTTCATATAGGGGATTCATTTATATATTTAGCAGCAGCTATACTTCCTACTCCTTACGCAATGATTTGTGCAGCAATAGGAGCTGGAATGGCAGATTTAGTTAGTGGTGCAGCTATATGGCTAATACCAACAATAATAATAAAGCCAATATTAGTATTATTTATAAGCTCAAATAGCGAAAAAATAATAACTAAAAGAAATATAATAGGAAGCTTTATTGCGGGATTTGTAGGATGGTTTTTATATATGATAGCAGGGGGAATTATATCAGGTACATTTGTAGGTGCATTTGTATTGTCTCTTGTAGGTTTTGTACAACCAATAGGAAGCTTTATAGTGTTTTTATTAATTGGAAGTACTTTTGATAAATTAGAAATAAAGAAAAAATTTTAA
- a CDS encoding gamma-glutamyl-gamma-aminobutyrate hydrolase family protein yields MTNKKPIVGISGSLIIDEGGMFPGYERAYVNNDYVQSVAMCGGVPYIVPMVYNDEIIREQVKNIDALILSGGHDVNPLNWGEEPHQKLGGILPKRDAYDFKLLKYALEMKKPILGICRGEQVINVCEGGSLYQDLSLIDGCYIKHNQGHLSNVATHTAIIREGTKLHNILGESEIHVNSFHHLAVNELANGYIVCAESKDGVIEAIEKEGEEFVLGIQWHPEMMTKDYPIMQKLFKALITEATK; encoded by the coding sequence ATGACAAACAAAAAGCCTATAGTAGGTATATCAGGTAGCCTTATAATAGATGAAGGAGGAATGTTTCCAGGATACGAAAGAGCATATGTAAATAATGACTATGTTCAATCAGTCGCTATGTGTGGGGGTGTACCTTACATAGTTCCAATGGTTTATAATGATGAAATAATAAGAGAACAAGTAAAAAATATAGATGCTCTTATTTTATCTGGAGGGCATGATGTAAATCCCTTAAATTGGGGAGAAGAACCACATCAAAAATTAGGTGGAATATTACCTAAAAGAGATGCTTATGATTTTAAATTATTAAAATATGCCTTAGAAATGAAGAAGCCAATTTTAGGTATATGTAGAGGAGAACAAGTTATAAATGTATGTGAAGGAGGTAGCTTATATCAAGACTTATCTCTAATAGATGGATGTTATATAAAGCATAATCAAGGTCATTTATCAAATGTAGCTACACATACAGCCATAATAAGAGAAGGTACGAAGTTACATAATATATTAGGAGAAAGTGAGATACATGTTAATAGTTTTCACCATTTAGCTGTAAATGAGTTAGCTAATGGATATATAGTTTGTGCAGAATCTAAAGATGGAGTAATTGAAGCTATAGAAAAAGAAGGAGAAGAATTTGTATTAGGAATTCAATGGCATCCAGAAATGATGACAAAGGATTATCCTATCATGCAAAAGCTATTTAAGGCATTAATAACAGAAGCAACTAAATAA
- a CDS encoding 2'-5' RNA ligase family protein: MRYVIVSVLKKDAGKFNNTLRKDVFDKFGVKSSKLPAHFTIKSPFESDDISQLEKTLNIFSNSNDATPYEIHGYDHFDDRVIYMKVFMSNDAKFVHDKLIDELSSINYINFDSHDGKDKIFHVTISSKKIRSKFNELWDYVNNIPCDFYCSFDNISIYKWIDNNWILHKEYILK, encoded by the coding sequence TTGAGATATGTAATAGTTAGTGTTTTAAAAAAAGATGCAGGCAAATTTAATAACACTTTAAGAAAGGATGTCTTTGATAAGTTTGGTGTTAAATCTTCTAAACTGCCTGCTCACTTTACTATAAAATCCCCTTTTGAAAGTGATGATATTTCGCAATTAGAAAAAACATTAAATATATTTTCTAATTCTAATGATGCTACACCTTATGAAATACATGGATATGATCATTTTGATGATCGAGTTATATATATGAAAGTTTTTATGAGTAATGATGCTAAATTTGTTCATGATAAACTTATAGATGAACTTTCCTCTATAAATTATATAAACTTTGATAGCCATGATGGTAAGGATAAAATATTCCATGTTACAATAAGTTCTAAAAAAATAAGAAGTAAGTTTAATGAACTGTGGGATTATGTAAATAATATCCCTTGTGATTTCTATTGCAGTTTTGATAATATTTCAATATATAAGTGGATAGATAATAATTGGATACTTCACAAAGAATATATTCTCAAATAA
- a CDS encoding APC family permease → MESSKKLGFWSIVLLGINSIIGSGIFGLPGEAYKMIGPASIVVLVFCTVLAVSIALCFAEAGSWFDENGGPYLYAKEAFGQFIGFEVGFMKWAIGMIAWAAMANFFAITISTVWPQAADPFTKNVIIGVVLIGLGIVNIMGVQASKVLNDIITIGKLVPLIFFIVVGIFFVKGGNFKPFVIVPSGEATTTAFVAAAISLFYAFTGFESLAVAAKDMENPRENVPKALITVMAIVSIVYVFVLAISVGVLGPKLSGAATPVADAAKSMVGNIGTYIITIGTVISVGGINIAASFLTPRSGVALAEQGLVPKCIAKNNKKGAPYIAIIITVVGTLLIAWSGSFKFLLQISVISRFIQYIPTCIAVLVFRKKYKDKQVRFRIPGGAFVPIFAVLISLWLLIEAGISDPMKIVWGLGGLLIAVPFYFYMTKVYKVKNVE, encoded by the coding sequence ATGGAAAGTAGTAAAAAATTAGGTTTTTGGAGTATAGTACTTCTAGGCATTAACTCAATCATAGGTTCAGGTATATTTGGATTGCCAGGAGAGGCATATAAAATGATAGGACCTGCAAGTATTGTTGTACTAGTATTTTGTACAGTACTTGCAGTATCTATAGCGCTTTGTTTTGCTGAGGCAGGAAGTTGGTTTGATGAAAATGGTGGACCATATCTTTATGCTAAGGAAGCGTTTGGTCAATTTATAGGTTTTGAAGTTGGATTTATGAAGTGGGCTATAGGTATGATAGCTTGGGCAGCTATGGCAAACTTTTTTGCAATAACGATTTCTACTGTTTGGCCTCAAGCAGCAGATCCATTTACTAAAAATGTTATAATAGGTGTAGTATTAATAGGTCTTGGAATAGTAAACATAATGGGTGTACAAGCATCAAAAGTTTTAAATGATATAATAACTATAGGTAAACTTGTTCCATTAATATTCTTTATAGTTGTAGGAATTTTCTTTGTAAAAGGTGGTAACTTTAAACCGTTTGTAATTGTACCATCTGGTGAAGCTACAACAACAGCATTTGTTGCAGCTGCAATATCATTATTTTATGCATTTACAGGATTTGAATCTTTGGCAGTTGCAGCAAAGGATATGGAAAATCCTAGGGAAAACGTTCCAAAAGCTTTAATTACAGTGATGGCAATAGTATCAATTGTATATGTGTTTGTTTTAGCTATAAGTGTTGGTGTATTAGGTCCTAAGTTAAGTGGAGCAGCAACACCTGTAGCAGATGCAGCTAAATCAATGGTAGGTAATATTGGAACTTATATAATAACAATAGGAACAGTAATATCTGTTGGTGGTATAAATATAGCAGCATCTTTCTTAACACCAAGATCAGGGGTTGCATTAGCTGAACAAGGATTAGTTCCAAAGTGCATAGCTAAAAATAATAAAAAAGGTGCTCCATATATAGCAATAATAATAACAGTTGTTGGAACTCTTTTAATAGCTTGGTCAGGTTCATTTAAATTTTTATTACAAATAAGTGTTATATCTAGATTTATACAATATATACCAACATGTATAGCAGTATTAGTATTTAGAAAGAAATATAAAGATAAGCAAGTAAGATTTAGAATACCAGGTGGAGCATTTGTACCAATATTTGCAGTATTAATTAGTTTATGGCTATTAATAGAAGCAGGAATTAGTGACCCTATGAAGATAGTATGGGGACTAGGTGGATTACTAATAGCTGTACCATTCTATTTCTATATGACTAAAGTGTATAAAGTTAAAAATGTTGAATAA
- a CDS encoding heavy metal translocating P-type ATPase, with protein sequence MGNIITKTYKVTGMTCAACAKAVERAVKKLDGVQSQSINMVTEKLEIVYDDSKVGFEDFKKAIQKSGYDILEDTTYKKVDLKIGGMTCAACAKAVERATKKLDGVESSSVNIATEIASISYDPSKIKLSKLEEAIKKSGYEVLENNKDKNQIDEDKLRKEKEMKTLFTKFIIAVGFSIPLFYIAMGPMITKPFGPLPVPSIINPNTNPLNYALIQMLLVIPVMGAGYKFYVNGFKALLTKSPNMDSLVAIGTSAAFLYSVYTTFKIANYNGQMPHGHHQLYYESAGIIIALILLGKYLESRSKGKTSEAIKKLMGLQPKTALILKGDKEIEVPIDEVEVGDIIIVKPGSKIPVDGVVVDGTTSVDESMLTGESIPVEKNIGDKVTGASINKHGSIKFKAEKVGSDTALSQIIKLVEDAQGKKAPIAKLADTVSGYFVPVVIIIAIVSAAAWALFGNKDLEFVLTIFISVLVIACPCALGLATPTAIMVGTGKGAENGILIKGGEALELAHKVDTVIFDKTGTITEGKPKVTDVIVSDDIDEKYIIQIAASAEKTSEHPLGEAIVKYGEEIGIKFVEVKNFKAIPGHGIEVNIDNKNILLGNKRLMESRDISLESLHKKSDRLAQEGKTPMYIAIENNIAGIIAVADTVKENSKKAVDKLHEMGIKVAMVTGDNKKTANAIAREVGIDIVVSEVLPQDKSNVVKNLQNEGKFVAMVGDGINDAPALAQANVGIAIGNGTDVAMESADIVLMKSDLIDVCNAIKLSNETIKNIKENLFWAFGYNTIGIPIAAGLLYIFGGPLLNPMFAAAAMSLSSVSVVSNALRLKNFKTYK encoded by the coding sequence ATGGGTAATATAATTACAAAAACGTATAAAGTCACAGGAATGACTTGTGCAGCATGTGCAAAAGCTGTTGAAAGAGCCGTCAAAAAGCTAGATGGAGTACAAAGTCAGAGTATAAACATGGTGACAGAAAAGTTAGAAATAGTATACGATGATAGTAAAGTTGGTTTTGAAGACTTTAAAAAAGCTATACAAAAATCAGGATATGATATATTAGAAGATACAACATATAAAAAGGTTGATTTAAAAATTGGTGGAATGACATGTGCAGCATGTGCAAAAGCTGTTGAAAGAGCTACTAAGAAATTAGATGGAGTAGAAAGTTCAAGTGTGAATATAGCTACAGAAATAGCATCAATAAGTTATGATCCAAGCAAGATTAAATTATCTAAATTAGAAGAAGCTATTAAAAAGTCAGGATATGAAGTATTAGAGAATAATAAAGATAAAAATCAAATAGATGAAGATAAATTAAGAAAAGAAAAAGAAATGAAAACTTTATTTACTAAGTTTATAATAGCTGTAGGATTCTCTATACCACTATTTTATATAGCGATGGGACCTATGATAACAAAACCCTTTGGTCCATTACCAGTACCAAGCATAATAAATCCTAATACAAACCCTTTAAATTATGCACTAATTCAAATGTTACTTGTTATACCTGTAATGGGAGCTGGGTATAAATTCTATGTAAATGGATTTAAAGCATTACTAACAAAAAGTCCTAATATGGATTCTCTAGTTGCAATAGGTACATCAGCAGCATTTTTATATAGTGTATATACAACATTTAAAATAGCAAATTATAATGGACAAATGCCTCACGGACATCATCAGTTATACTATGAAAGTGCAGGAATAATAATTGCTTTAATATTACTTGGGAAATATTTAGAATCAAGATCAAAAGGAAAAACTAGTGAAGCAATAAAAAAACTTATGGGACTTCAACCAAAAACTGCACTTATATTAAAAGGTGATAAAGAAATTGAAGTACCAATAGATGAAGTTGAAGTTGGAGATATAATAATAGTAAAACCAGGTAGCAAGATACCAGTAGATGGTGTTGTAGTAGATGGTACTACATCAGTAGATGAATCAATGCTTACAGGGGAAAGTATACCTGTTGAAAAAAATATTGGTGATAAGGTAACTGGAGCTAGTATAAATAAGCATGGAAGTATAAAATTTAAAGCAGAAAAAGTAGGTAGTGATACAGCTTTATCTCAAATTATAAAATTAGTGGAAGATGCACAAGGCAAAAAAGCACCTATTGCAAAACTTGCAGATACTGTATCAGGATATTTTGTACCAGTTGTTATAATAATAGCTATAGTGTCAGCAGCAGCTTGGGCTTTATTTGGAAATAAAGATTTAGAGTTTGTCTTAACAATATTTATATCTGTATTAGTTATAGCCTGTCCATGTGCATTAGGACTTGCAACACCAACAGCTATAATGGTTGGTACAGGAAAAGGGGCAGAAAATGGAATACTTATAAAAGGTGGAGAAGCTTTAGAACTTGCACATAAAGTAGATACTGTAATATTTGATAAAACAGGAACTATAACTGAAGGTAAGCCAAAAGTAACAGATGTTATAGTAAGTGATGATATAGATGAAAAATATATAATACAAATAGCAGCAAGTGCAGAAAAAACATCAGAACATCCATTAGGGGAAGCTATAGTTAAGTATGGTGAAGAAATAGGAATAAAATTTGTAGAAGTTAAAAACTTTAAAGCTATACCAGGACATGGTATAGAAGTAAACATAGATAATAAAAATATATTACTTGGTAATAAAAGATTAATGGAAAGTAGAGATATAAGTCTAGAATCTCTACATAAAAAATCTGATAGGTTAGCACAAGAAGGAAAAACACCTATGTATATAGCTATAGAAAATAATATAGCTGGAATAATAGCAGTTGCCGATACTGTTAAAGAAAATAGTAAAAAAGCAGTAGACAAATTACATGAAATGGGAATAAAAGTAGCTATGGTAACAGGAGATAATAAAAAGACTGCCAATGCTATAGCTAGAGAGGTTGGAATAGATATAGTAGTATCAGAAGTATTACCTCAAGATAAATCAAATGTAGTTAAAAATCTTCAAAATGAAGGTAAGTTTGTTGCTATGGTTGGAGATGGTATAAATGATGCACCAGCACTAGCACAAGCTAACGTAGGTATAGCTATAGGAAATGGAACAGATGTGGCTATGGAATCTGCAGATATTGTTTTAATGAAAAGTGATTTAATTGATGTATGTAATGCAATAAAACTAAGTAATGAGACAATTAAGAATATAAAAGAAAACTTATTCTGGGCATTTGGATACAATACAATAGGAATACCAATAGCAGCAGGGCTACTTTATATATTCGGAGGACCGCTACTAAATCCAATGTTTGCAGCAGCAGCTATGAGTTTAAGTTCAGTATCAGTAGTAAGTAATGCACTTAGACTAAAAAACTTTAAAACATACAAATAA
- a CDS encoding DUF1450 domain-containing protein encodes MIRVCPYCSNVDVNKLKEIAGEENVSTGCIGVCRMYSKEAVAKIDGNLVIKQTEKELFDMIKK; translated from the coding sequence ATGATTAGAGTGTGTCCATATTGCTCAAACGTTGATGTTAATAAATTAAAAGAAATAGCTGGAGAAGAAAATGTAAGTACAGGATGTATAGGTGTTTGTAGAATGTATTCAAAAGAGGCTGTAGCTAAGATTGATGGAAATCTTGTTATAAAGCAAACAGAAAAAGAGCTATTTGATATGATAAAAAAATAA
- a CDS encoding acetate uptake transporter translates to MNETKVKVVTADPSALGLFGLAMITLVASSQKLGLTSGVSFVIPWAIFLGASAQLMASINDFKHNNTFGATAFGGYAFFWYSVGLVWLIQNGVFGQALASTIDVKQLGFAYLGYLIFTLYMTIGAMETHKVLFIIFVLIDCLFIGLTLSSFGIMSEATHTFAAYSEMLIAVFSFYGSAASVLNAHFGRVFLPVGKPFGIFKK, encoded by the coding sequence ATGAACGAAACTAAAGTTAAAGTTGTAACTGCTGATCCTTCAGCATTAGGGCTTTTTGGATTAGCAATGATAACATTAGTTGCATCATCTCAAAAGTTAGGATTAACTTCTGGTGTATCTTTTGTTATCCCATGGGCAATATTTTTAGGAGCATCTGCCCAATTAATGGCAAGTATAAACGATTTTAAACATAACAATACATTTGGAGCTACTGCATTTGGTGGATATGCATTTTTCTGGTACTCAGTTGGATTAGTATGGTTAATTCAAAATGGAGTATTTGGACAAGCTTTAGCTTCTACTATAGATGTTAAGCAATTAGGTTTTGCATACTTAGGTTACCTAATATTTACTTTATATATGACTATAGGTGCAATGGAGACACATAAAGTATTATTTATAATATTTGTACTTATAGACTGCTTATTTATAGGGCTTACTTTAAGTTCATTCGGTATAATGTCAGAAGCAACTCATACATTTGCTGCATACTCAGAAATGCTTATAGCAGTATTCTCATTCTATGGTTCTGCTGCTTCAGTACTGAATGCTCATTTTGGAAGAGTATTTTTACCTGTTGGTAAGCCATTTGGAATATTCAAAAAATAA
- a CDS encoding cold-shock protein — translation MAKFNGVVKWFNSVKGYGFITCDTGEDVFVHFTNIKEENDEKNLHEGEEVSFDMVEAPKGMSAINVHKL, via the coding sequence ATGGCAAAGTTCAACGGTGTAGTAAAGTGGTTTAATAGTGTAAAAGGATATGGTTTTATAACTTGTGATACTGGTGAAGACGTATTTGTTCACTTTACAAATATAAAAGAAGAAAATGATGAAAAGAATTTACATGAAGGTGAAGAAGTTAGCTTTGATATGGTAGAGGCTCCAAAAGGAATGTCAGCTATAAATGTACACAAATTATAA
- the typA gene encoding translational GTPase TypA codes for MSKNKIINIAVIAHVDAGKSTLVDAFLHQSGTFRDNEVVKDCVMDSNDLEAERGITIYSKNCSINYKDYKINIVDTPGHSDFSSEVERVIKTVDTVILLVDASEGPMPQTRFVLQKSLEAGLRPILFINKIDKQDQRAEEVVDEVFDLFVDLNATDEQCEFPIIYGIAKQGIAKKEMDDESTNLAPLFETVVEHVEAYPDYSEEPLQLQISALAYDDYVGRLGIGRVYKGTIKNGSQVSICKADGSVAKGRISKLTVYEGLNQVEKDEAYAGDIVVIAGISDISIGETICDSDNPIPMEMIHIEEPTLSMNFLVNDSPFCGKSGKFVTTRHLKDRLDKELEVNVGLKVEPLDTTDGYRVSGRGELHLSILLENMRREGYEIGVSKPEVLFIKEDGKLLEPMERVIVNCPEVYSGTVINKLNLRKAMMEAMEIEGDYVKITFIAPTRGLLGYRSEFINDTRGEGSLVRSFERYEEHKGEIPGRTNGVLIAQTAGTTMAYALNALSERAQMFVDPAVEVYEGMIIGMNSRKDDMTVNPCKNKKLTNVRASGTDEAVKLQAARTFTLEEALEFIEDDELVEITPDAIRLRKKFLNEHDRLKYNKSRQANK; via the coding sequence ATGTCAAAAAACAAAATAATAAACATAGCGGTTATAGCCCACGTTGATGCTGGTAAGTCAACTTTAGTTGATGCTTTCTTACATCAATCTGGAACATTTAGAGATAATGAAGTAGTTAAAGACTGTGTAATGGATAGTAATGACCTTGAAGCAGAAAGAGGTATAACAATATATTCTAAAAACTGTTCTATAAACTATAAGGACTACAAGATAAATATAGTAGATACACCAGGACATAGTGACTTCTCTTCTGAAGTTGAACGTGTTATAAAGACTGTTGATACAGTTATATTACTAGTTGATGCTAGTGAAGGACCAATGCCTCAAACAAGATTCGTTTTACAAAAATCTTTAGAAGCTGGACTTAGACCAATACTTTTCATAAACAAGATAGACAAGCAAGATCAAAGAGCTGAAGAAGTTGTTGATGAAGTATTTGACTTATTCGTTGACTTAAACGCAACTGATGAGCAATGTGAATTCCCAATAATATACGGTATAGCTAAACAAGGTATAGCTAAGAAAGAAATGGACGATGAAAGTACTAACTTAGCTCCATTATTTGAAACTGTTGTTGAACATGTTGAAGCATACCCTGATTACAGTGAAGAACCTCTTCAATTACAAATATCTGCACTTGCTTATGATGACTATGTAGGTAGACTTGGAATCGGTAGAGTTTACAAAGGAACTATAAAAAATGGTTCTCAAGTTTCTATATGTAAAGCTGATGGTTCAGTAGCTAAAGGAAGAATATCTAAGCTTACAGTTTATGAAGGATTAAACCAAGTTGAAAAAGATGAAGCTTATGCTGGAGATATAGTTGTTATAGCTGGTATAAGTGATATATCTATAGGTGAAACTATATGTGATAGTGACAATCCAATTCCAATGGAAATGATACACATAGAAGAACCTACTTTATCTATGAACTTCTTAGTTAATGACTCTCCATTCTGCGGAAAAAGTGGTAAGTTCGTAACTACAAGACACTTAAAAGATAGATTAGACAAAGAATTAGAAGTTAATGTTGGTCTTAAAGTTGAGCCATTAGACACAACTGATGGATACAGAGTATCAGGACGTGGAGAGCTTCACTTATCTATCCTTTTAGAAAACATGAGACGTGAAGGATACGAAATAGGTGTTTCTAAACCAGAAGTTTTATTTATAAAAGAAGATGGTAAGTTATTAGAGCCAATGGAAAGAGTTATAGTTAACTGTCCAGAAGTTTACTCAGGAACTGTAATAAATAAATTAAACCTAAGAAAAGCAATGATGGAAGCTATGGAAATAGAAGGTGACTATGTTAAAATAACATTCATCGCTCCAACAAGAGGATTACTTGGATACAGAAGTGAATTCATAAACGATACTCGTGGAGAAGGTTCTTTAGTTAGATCATTTGAGAGATATGAAGAACATAAAGGTGAAATACCTGGAAGAACTAACGGAGTTTTAATAGCTCAAACAGCTGGTACTACTATGGCTTATGCTCTTAATGCATTAAGCGAAAGAGCTCAAATGTTTGTTGACCCTGCTGTTGAAGTTTACGAAGGTATGATAATAGGTATGAACTCTAGAAAAGATGACATGACTGTTAACCCTTGTAAAAATAAGAAATTAACTAACGTTCGTGCTTCTGGTACTGATGAAGCAGTTAAGTTACAAGCTGCTAGAACATTCACATTAGAAGAAGCTTTAGAATTTATAGAAGATGATGAGTTAGTTGAAATAACTCCAGATGCTATAAGACTTAGAAAGAAATTCTTAAATGAGCATGATAGATTAAAATACAACAAATCTAGACAAGCTAATAAATAG
- a CDS encoding PspA/IM30 family protein, with translation MSFFKRLKNIVDAKANKALDKHENPIEMLELSITKKEKLLQDAKKQCANFIASVDGIRNEKKDIQEKIDKYEEATKVAIQKEDNEKAQNFVKQKLELQGKLTQTEARIKEQDEKIQLVKNKISDLEIEISKMKSKKQELATRLDVAEINNDINETLAGLNDDHGINLDELEKKVVQKESYGKALEDLKPKDEDELLDEYISSSPSVDDEVAKELERIKEQMKK, from the coding sequence ATGAGCTTTTTTAAAAGACTAAAAAATATAGTGGATGCAAAGGCTAACAAAGCGTTAGATAAGCATGAAAATCCAATTGAAATGTTAGAACTATCTATAACTAAAAAAGAAAAGTTATTACAAGATGCTAAAAAACAATGTGCAAACTTTATAGCATCAGTAGATGGAATTAGAAATGAGAAAAAAGATATACAAGAAAAAATAGATAAATATGAAGAAGCCACTAAAGTTGCTATACAAAAGGAAGACAATGAAAAAGCGCAAAACTTTGTAAAACAAAAATTAGAACTTCAAGGAAAATTAACTCAAACAGAAGCTAGAATAAAAGAACAAGATGAAAAAATACAACTTGTAAAAAATAAAATATCAGACTTAGAAATAGAAATATCTAAAATGAAATCTAAAAAGCAAGAATTAGCTACAAGACTTGATGTTGCTGAAATAAATAATGATATAAATGAGACATTAGCTGGTTTAAATGATGATCATGGTATAAACTTAGATGAACTGGAAAAGAAAGTTGTTCAAAAGGAAAGCTATGGTAAAGCATTAGAAGATTTAAAACCTAAAGACGAAGATGAACTTTTAGATGAATATATAAGTAGTTCTCCATCAGTTGATGATGAAGTAGCTAAAGAATTAGAAAGAATAAAAGAACAAATGAAAAAATAA
- a CDS encoding sensor histidine kinase — protein MKKIFSKWEKLNIKYKLFTITTGLLLALAIIIYLILYFLLPTYYYEYKIGNFEKSVARLKKESVFYTTDELKEKLHQLEASQNLSVLLTNQSGRRIYGRTELLILNHSKYIINNSREYPKNITIYTKDSILPYNLSIVMPLQPIDEATEVIRNLMPYIIGVAILIAIIGAYIYTKVITKPLIDIIETEREAENKRKEFIATISHELKTPITIISGQLEGMIYNIGKYKDRDLYLEKSYDTTQELKELVNEMIEVSKCEILETDLTLDTVNLSNMVENIIKRQAFLIEDKNLNTVIDIEKDLYVKCDEDRIKKAISNIINNAIKYSPNKETIIVKLYTKSVKIARRKTDSKIYLEVENTGITIDKKYLNEIFKPFFRVEKSRSRKTGGSGLGLYLVSKILQSHGFKHNIKNKENSVIFTIEFN, from the coding sequence TTGAAAAAGATATTTAGTAAATGGGAAAAATTAAATATAAAGTATAAACTATTTACAATAACAACAGGGTTATTACTAGCATTAGCTATAATAATATACCTAATCTTATATTTTTTATTACCAACATATTATTATGAGTATAAAATAGGGAATTTCGAAAAAAGTGTAGCACGACTTAAGAAAGAATCAGTATTTTATACAACGGATGAATTAAAAGAGAAGCTACATCAACTAGAAGCGAGTCAAAATCTATCTGTTCTTTTAACTAACCAAAGTGGAAGAAGAATTTATGGTAGAACAGAATTATTAATACTTAATCATAGTAAATATATAATAAATAATAGTAGAGAATACCCTAAGAATATTACTATATATACTAAAGATTCAATACTCCCATATAATTTAAGTATAGTAATGCCGCTTCAGCCTATAGATGAAGCTACTGAGGTTATAAGAAATCTTATGCCATATATTATAGGGGTAGCTATATTAATAGCTATAATAGGTGCATACATATATACAAAAGTAATAACTAAACCTTTGATAGATATAATAGAAACTGAAAGAGAAGCTGAAAATAAAAGAAAAGAATTTATAGCTACTATATCTCATGAACTAAAAACGCCAATAACTATAATAAGTGGACAACTAGAAGGTATGATTTATAATATAGGGAAATATAAAGATAGAGATTTATATTTAGAAAAATCATATGATACTACACAAGAGTTAAAAGAATTGGTAAATGAGATGATAGAAGTATCAAAATGTGAAATATTAGAAACTGATTTGACTTTAGATACTGTTAATTTAAGCAATATGGTTGAAAATATAATAAAAAGACAAGCATTTTTAATAGAAGATAAAAATTTAAATACAGTAATAGATATAGAAAAAGATTTGTATGTAAAATGTGATGAAGATAGAATAAAAAAAGCAATAAGTAATATAATAAACAATGCTATAAAATATTCACCAAATAAAGAAACTATAATAGTGAAGCTGTACACTAAAAGTGTAAAAATTGCTAGAAGAAAAACTGATTCAAAAATATATTTAGAAGTCGAAAATACAGGCATTACTATAGATAAAAAATATCTAAATGAGATATTTAAGCCATTTTTTAGAGTAGAAAAATCAAGATCTAGAAAAACTGGAGGAAGTGGGCTAGGGTTATATTTAGTTAGTAAAATACTTCAAAGTCATGGATTTAAGCATAACATAAAAAATAAAGAGAATTCAGTAATATTTACTATAGAGTTTAATTAA